A genome region from Macrotis lagotis isolate mMagLag1 chromosome 4, bilby.v1.9.chrom.fasta, whole genome shotgun sequence includes the following:
- the LOC141520167 gene encoding olfactory receptor 11G2-like, translating to MINSVSHFILLGFPSSWEIQIIFFIVFSGTYMLTLMGNIAIVCAVRWDRHLHTPMYILLGNFSFLEICYVTTTVPNMLVNFLSETKMITFVACFVQFYFFFSFGCDEGFFLCIMAFDRYLAISRPLHYPTIMTTHVCTALVAFGWSGGFILFLIPVGLISQLSYCGPNIIDHFICDPVPLMALSCSKSQITKAIYSTFNTIFMVGTFIFILISYALVILSVLRIPSAAGKRKAFSTCASHLAVVILFFGSVMTMYVLPGSQRPVEFQKVLTLIYSVITPLCNPLIYSLRNKDMKAALRKVLVTSKTSQKL from the coding sequence ATGATCAATTCTGTTAGTCACTTCATCCTCTTGGGCTTCCCTTCCAGCTGGGAAATACAGATTATCTTCTTTATAGTATTCTCAGGGACTTATATGCTAACATTAATGGGAAATATAGCTATTGTTTGTGCTGTGCGCTGGGATCGGCACCTACATACTCCCATGTATATACTCTTGGGGAATTTCTCCTTCCTGGAGATCTGCTACGTCACCACAACTGTTCCCAACATGTTGGTCAATTTTCTTTCTGAGACGAAGATGATCACCTTTGTTGCTTGTTTTgtacaattttatttcttcttctcttttggCTGTGATGAAGGCTTCTTTCTATGTATCATGGCATTTGATAGGTATCTTGCCATTTCCCGTCCACTGCATTACCCAACCATCATGACTACACATGTCTGCACTGCCTTGGTGGCCTTTGGCTGGTCAGGTGGCTTTATCCTTTTTCTAATACCAGTTGGTCTCATCTCACAGTTGTCTTATTGTGGTCCAAACATTATTGATCACTTTATATGTGATCCTGTTCCATTGATGGCTCTTTCCTGTTCCAAATCACAAATCACAAAGGCCATTTACTCTACTTTCAATACAATTTTTATGGTTGGTACTTTTATCTTCATCCTCATCTCCTATGCCTTGGTCATTCTTTCTGTGCTGCGGATCCCTTCTGCTGCTGGTAAACGTAAGGCCTTCTCCACATGTGCTTCACATCTAGCTGTAGTGATCTTATTCTTTGGCTCTGTTATGACAATGTATGTGTTGCCAGGATCACAACGGCCAGTAGAATTTCAGAAAGTGTTGACACTAATTTATTCAGTTATCACTCCTCTTTGCAATCCCTTGATCTACAGTCTCCGAAACAAGGATATGAAGGCTGCTCTGAGGAAAGTTTTGGTGACCTCAAAGACTTCTCAAAAGCTATGA